GTTCTTTCAGCGTTTGATTTGGGTTGTTTTTTCAAAAAGGGTTTCCAATGCTATCGGGATTAAGAGAAAAACTTTTGGAAAATTTGTAAAATGCATAAAGTACATAAAAAAAGAATTTTAGTTGCCCCGTTAAACTGGGGATTAGGCCATGCCACACGATGCATTCCTATTATCGAGGCTTTGGAAAATAACGGTTATCAGCCGGTAGTCGCTTCCGATGGTGTTGCTTTATCACTATTGGAAAAAGAGTTTCCGCATTTGCAGACACTGGAATTGCCTTCCTATAAAATCCAGTATGCCCAAAACGGCGCCAATTTTAAATGGAAGCTTATTTCGCAGATCCCGAATATGGTTAAAGCCATGCGCACGGAGCACAGCACTATAGAACGCTGGATCGATGAGCATGAGATTGACGGTATTATATCGGACAATCGCCTGGGATTGTATTCCAATAAGGTCCCAACGGTGTTTATAACGCATCAGCTGAATGTACTGACCGGAAATACTTCCTGGATAACAACCAAAATACACCATCAGTTTATTAAAAAGTTTAATGAATGCTGGGTTCCCGATATTGCCGGAACACCTAATCTTTCCGGTAAATTAGGACATCTGGACAGCTCTTCACTAAACGTGAAATACATTGGCCCGTTGAGCCGTCTGCACAAAAAAGCAGTCGAGCCGATATATGACCTTATGGTTATCCTTTCCGGACCGGAGCCGCAACGCACCCTGCTGGAAGAGAAGCTGAAACTGGAGCTGAAATATTTTGAAGGCAAGATCATTTTTATCAGAGGCGTGATCGAAGAAGAGCAGACCATTACCCGCCGACTGAATTTCACCTGTTATAATTTTATGAATACGGAAGAGCTTGAAATGGCTTTTAACCAAAGTAAAATCGTATTGAGCCGCTCCGGCTATACGACTATCATGGATTTGGCACAATTGGGCAAAAAAGCTTTTTTTATTCCCACACCCGGACAATATGAACAGGAGTATCTGGCTAAGAAATTAAAGAAAAAAGGACTGATCCCGTATTCCAGACAGGAGGATTTTAAAGCAGACGACCTGCTTCAGGTGGCCCTGTATAAAGGGTTAAAGAATGTTACCCAGGAAATAACCTGGAGGCAATTATTTAGTCTTTTCGAGCGTAAAGGAAAACTCTGAGCCAACGCCGAGTTTGCTTTCCACATAAATGCGCTCGTCATGGGCTTCAATTAAATGCTTCACGATAGCCAGACCCAGACCGGAACCGCCTTCCGAACGGGCTCCGCTTTTATCGACACGGAAGAATCGTTCGAACAAACGCGAAATATATTGTTTCTGAATTCCTTCACCGTTATCGGTAACACGGATGATCACTTTATTGTTTACCAGGTCTTCAATGCTAACCTCTGTTGTTCCGTTTTCTTTTCCGTACTTAATGGAGTTTTCAACCAGGTTGGTCACTACCTGCTGAATTCTTTCCTTGTCGGCAAAAACCTTAATCGCTTTCGGGTATTTGCGGTCAAACATCAGCATGATGTTTTTCTGGTCGGCACGCATTTCAAGCAGGTCAAAAACATTCTGAACAACATCTACAATATTGAATTCGGTAAATTCAAGGTTCAGATCCCCGGCTTCCAGTTTGGTAATCATATCCAGATCTTTTACGATATAGATAAGGCGTTCCACTCCTTTTTCGGCACGCTGCAGGTATTTTTTACGAATGGTTTTATCGTTCATCGCGCCATCCAGCAACGTGAGCAGGTAGCCCTGAACCGTAAACAGCGGTGTTTTTAATTCGTGAGAAACATTGCCCAGAAATTCTCTTCTGTATTCCTCACGAATTTTTAAGGTTTCTATTTCAATTTTTTTGTCTTTGGCAAATTTTTGCACTTCGTTCATTAATGTCGCCATATCTGTAGTAACCGGCTGACTTCTGAGTGTGGAAGAATCCAGAAGCGAAACATCGTCATAGATTTTTTTCACTCTTCTGTAAATAAAGCGTTCCACACGGTATTGCAGAACGAAAAAGGAAAAGAAGTATACGCCTAAAGCAAAAACAATACAGAATTTGTAATTCAGTTCAAAAAACCAATAGGTCAATCCTGCAATTAATAAAGTTGAAAAAATGGTAATATAAAGTGCAGATTTGACCGCAAATCTGTATGATTTTTTAAAGCTTATGGACATTTATATTTCTAATTTGTAACCTACTCCTTTGATGGTTTTAAACAATTCGTCGCCGATTTTTTCTCTTAGTTTTCGAATGTGAACATCAATAGTTCTTCCACCTACAACTACTTCATTACCCCAGACTTTATCCAGTATTTCTTCACGTTTGAATACTTTTCCGGGTTTTGAAGCCAACAGGTAAAACAGTTCGAATTCTTTACGGGGAAGGATAATCTCTTCACCTTCTTTTACGATTTTGTACTCTTCGCGGTTGATTTCTATTTCACCTACTCTAAGCACATCACCCTGCTGCTCTTCTTCTTTTAAGCGGCGCAATAAGGCTTTTACCTTGCTCACAAGCACTTTTGGTTTGATTGGCTTGGCGATATAATCATCTGCTCCGGCATCAAAACCTGCAACCTGCGAATAGTCTTCACTTCTTGCCGTTAAGAACGTAATAATAACATTGGCTAATTCGGGAATTTTACGAATGTTCTCACACGCTTCCATTCCATCCATTTCCGGCATCATTACATCCATAATGATTAGTTGCGGCATTTCTTTTTTTGCCTTTGCAATCGCTTCTCTTCCATTGCTGGCTGTCACGATTTGATAACCTTCCTGTGATAGATTATACCCTACAATTTCGAGGATATCTTGCTCATCATCAACCAATAAAATCTTAATGTCTTTTTTCTTCATAATGGACACTGTATGTGTGTTTTCGGGTTGTAAAGGTAAAGATAATACAAAACGATTACATGTGTTAACGATTATTTAATCTGTTAACGTTTTAGTAATAAATACCCAACAAAAGCATAACAAGTCACTAACCTCAAGTTAACGCTCACCAAGTTCCTTTGCACAAAATTTAATAAACACACAATGAAATTTAAATTATTATTAACAACATTATTGTTCACGGTCTTTGCCTTCGCACAAAAGGGAACTGTCAAGGGTACCATTACAGACAAAGAAATGAACAATGAACCGTTACCTTTTGCCAGTATAACAATTAAAGGTACAACAATTGGAGCAAGTACAGACGAAAAAGGTAATTTTAGTCTGAGTGTTCCGGAAGGAAATCACATTTTGATGATTGCCTTCTTAGGCTACGAAACTACTGAAGTGCCTTTTAAAATAGCTTCAGGAGAAACAAAAACAATTGACAAAGCAATTGGTGCAAACGGAGTACAACTGGAAGATGTTGTTCTTAAAATAGAAACCAGCCGTCAAAAAGAAAGTGCTTTATTAGTAGAACAGAAAAAAGCAATTGAGATAAAACAGAGTATCGGAGCGCAGGAATTATCCCGAAAAGGGGTTAGCGATGTGGCAACAGCCGTAACCAAAACCACAGGGATCACCAAACAGGAAGGTTCCGGGAATATTTATGTGAGAGGTTTGGGCGACCGTTACAACTCCACCACCATGAACGGCCTGCCGATTCCTTCAAACGATCCGGAAAAAAAGAATATCAAACTGGACATTTTCCCTACAGACATTGTAGAATATGTATCTATTGACAAAGTATACAACGGAAAAGTTTCCGGAGATTTTGCCGGAGGTAACGTAGATATCGTATCGAAAGACTATAAAGGAAAAGGGTTTTTAAAATTGGACATCGGTTCTAATGTGAACACGAACGCATTGGCAGAGGACAATTTCAGCCTGCAGAAAGGACCAAACAGCTTTGGCTTCAGCAACCAGGCGAATCCGAAAACAATTGCTGCCTACGATTTTCAGTCATGGCAGCTGGAAGGTAAAACTCCGGTAGCCGGATCATTCGGAATTTCCGGAGGTAAATCATTCGACATCGGAGCAGAAGGAAAATTAAGCGTTTTCGCAACCGGATCTTTCAGCAATGAATATACCTCCAAAAGAAACGGTAGCGCAAAAGGAAGCGTTAGCGGTGACGGAAGTTTGATCAACAAAAATTTCAAAACCTATACTTCAATGGGTTACAACACCAACACCACCGGATTGGTAAATGTTGGCTACAAAATAAACAACAACCACAAAATCAGTTTCAACTCCCTGTTCATCAACTCTTCCAGCCAGGTTAAAGATGAGTATTTCGGATATGTTGCCGATTTGGAAGATACCGGAAATGGTTTGATCCGTCGTTCCCAATATGTTAAAAACACCCTTTTTGTAAATCAGTTATTGGGAGAGCACACGATCAGCAGCCGTTCAAAATTCAACTGGGGTGTAGCCCAAAACAACATCACAGGCGATACACCGGACAGAATGTACAATTCTTTTAAAAAGACTGACGAAGGTTATGTACTGATCAGTAAATCAAAACCGGACAACCACCGTTATTTCCAAAGATTGAAAGAGTATGAAACCGTTGCCAATGCCGCTGTTGACTATAAATTCAAAAAAGACGGAGAAGGTGATTTTAAAGGAAAATTCACATTAGGGTATAACGGTCGTTTTAAAAACAGAGATTTTAAAGCTACACAGTTCAACTTCAAAACGGAAGGTCCTTATCTGGGTACTCTTGTTGATCCTGACAACCTGGATTTGTTTTACAACCAGCAAAATCTGAACAATGGTTACTTTAACGTGAGTACCTTCATTGGAAACTCAGAAATCAGCAATGCCCTGGATCCTCAAAAATATTCCGGAGAGCAGATTATTCACGGAGGATTCTTAAATACCGAGTACAAATTCAGCAACAAGCTTACAGCAGTTTTAGGTTTACGTGCCGAGTATATTTTCCAAAAAGTAAACTGGAAAACACAGCTTGACCCGACCGGTGACAAAGATGAATTCGACAAAGTGACTTTCTTACCGAATTTAATCATGAAATACGAATTGAACGAAAAGCAGAATCTTCGTTTGGGATTAAGCAAAACCTACACACTTCCTCAATTTAAAGAAAGAGCTTTATTTATCTATGAAGATGTTACAGAGGTAAAAATCGGTAACCCGGATTTATATCCTTCAGATAACTATAACTTAGACTTAAAATGGGAAATGTTCCCTAAAAATGACGAGTTACTATCTTTCACTGCTTTTGGTAAATATATTGTTAATCCTATCAACGAAGTTACGATCGCTTCTTCTACTAACGATATTTCTTTTATCAATACAGGAGACAGAGGTTATGTAGCCGGTGCCGAAGCAGAATTCAGAAAGTTAATTTTTGAATCCGGTGAGAACAACACTAAAAAGCTGACAGCAGGCGTAAACGCTTCTTATATGTATACAACCCAGGACCTGAATACATCAAAGGTTGAGAACGAAACAAGATACCAGGTACAGTTCACAAACGCTAAAAGCGCTTTTACAGGAGCTTCTCCATTGTTGTTAAATGCTGATATTTCATTCTTAAAAGAATGGGATAATAAAAATGCGAATGTTTCCACAACTCTGGCTTATTCGTATTTCTCAGACAGGATTTATGCTATCGGAACAAACTACAGAGGCGACCAGGTTGACAAAGCCGTAGGCACACTGGACTTTATCCTGAAATCCAAAATCAACAAAAACTTAGGTTTTGGTTTCACTGCAAAAAACCTGTTGAATCCAAAAATCGAACGTGTTCAGGAAAACGATAACGGCGACATCACGTTATTAACCTATACTAAAGGTTTGAACCTGAGTTTTAACGTTAGTTACCAGTTTTAAGAAAACAATACAGAAACACAAAGGAGCACGATCGTGCTCCTTTTTTATTTGCAGTAAGATTACTTAACACAAGAAACATTCTCTTAATAATTAGGACAAAATAAGTTAATCTAACATTGATAATCGCTTAACCTGTTTCCAGAAAAATCAGAGCACTTTTGCATCAAGACATAACTAAAAAATTATTTAGAAAAAAAATGAAAAAATCGATTGTAAAATTATTTGGAATTTTCGCAGTAACTGCAGGGATCTTAACAGGTTGTTCTTCTTCTGATGACGATAACAACAATAACTCCCAGCCATCTTCTTCTTTCGTTGCTAATGCAAACGATTTCAAAGGAGTAATCAATGATGGTACGGTAACTTTAGTTGCTGGTGTAACTTATAAGCTTACAGGTAAAATTCAAGTAAATAACGGTGCTACATTAACAATTCCTGCTGGAACAAGAATTGAAGGTACTGGAG
This region of Flavobacterium inviolabile genomic DNA includes:
- a CDS encoding glycosyltransferase, producing MHKVHKKRILVAPLNWGLGHATRCIPIIEALENNGYQPVVASDGVALSLLEKEFPHLQTLELPSYKIQYAQNGANFKWKLISQIPNMVKAMRTEHSTIERWIDEHEIDGIISDNRLGLYSNKVPTVFITHQLNVLTGNTSWITTKIHHQFIKKFNECWVPDIAGTPNLSGKLGHLDSSSLNVKYIGPLSRLHKKAVEPIYDLMVILSGPEPQRTLLEEKLKLELKYFEGKIIFIRGVIEEEQTITRRLNFTCYNFMNTEELEMAFNQSKIVLSRSGYTTIMDLAQLGKKAFFIPTPGQYEQEYLAKKLKKKGLIPYSRQEDFKADDLLQVALYKGLKNVTQEITWRQLFSLFERKGKL
- a CDS encoding sensor histidine kinase encodes the protein MSISFKKSYRFAVKSALYITIFSTLLIAGLTYWFFELNYKFCIVFALGVYFFSFFVLQYRVERFIYRRVKKIYDDVSLLDSSTLRSQPVTTDMATLMNEVQKFAKDKKIEIETLKIREEYRREFLGNVSHELKTPLFTVQGYLLTLLDGAMNDKTIRKKYLQRAEKGVERLIYIVKDLDMITKLEAGDLNLEFTEFNIVDVVQNVFDLLEMRADQKNIMLMFDRKYPKAIKVFADKERIQQVVTNLVENSIKYGKENGTTEVSIEDLVNNKVIIRVTDNGEGIQKQYISRLFERFFRVDKSGARSEGGSGLGLAIVKHLIEAHDERIYVESKLGVGSEFSFTLEKTK
- a CDS encoding response regulator transcription factor yields the protein MKKKDIKILLVDDEQDILEIVGYNLSQEGYQIVTASNGREAIAKAKKEMPQLIIMDVMMPEMDGMEACENIRKIPELANVIITFLTARSEDYSQVAGFDAGADDYIAKPIKPKVLVSKVKALLRRLKEEEQQGDVLRVGEIEINREEYKIVKEGEEIILPRKEFELFYLLASKPGKVFKREEILDKVWGNEVVVGGRTIDVHIRKLREKIGDELFKTIKGVGYKLEI
- a CDS encoding TonB-dependent receptor is translated as MKFKLLLTTLLFTVFAFAQKGTVKGTITDKEMNNEPLPFASITIKGTTIGASTDEKGNFSLSVPEGNHILMIAFLGYETTEVPFKIASGETKTIDKAIGANGVQLEDVVLKIETSRQKESALLVEQKKAIEIKQSIGAQELSRKGVSDVATAVTKTTGITKQEGSGNIYVRGLGDRYNSTTMNGLPIPSNDPEKKNIKLDIFPTDIVEYVSIDKVYNGKVSGDFAGGNVDIVSKDYKGKGFLKLDIGSNVNTNALAEDNFSLQKGPNSFGFSNQANPKTIAAYDFQSWQLEGKTPVAGSFGISGGKSFDIGAEGKLSVFATGSFSNEYTSKRNGSAKGSVSGDGSLINKNFKTYTSMGYNTNTTGLVNVGYKINNNHKISFNSLFINSSSQVKDEYFGYVADLEDTGNGLIRRSQYVKNTLFVNQLLGEHTISSRSKFNWGVAQNNITGDTPDRMYNSFKKTDEGYVLISKSKPDNHRYFQRLKEYETVANAAVDYKFKKDGEGDFKGKFTLGYNGRFKNRDFKATQFNFKTEGPYLGTLVDPDNLDLFYNQQNLNNGYFNVSTFIGNSEISNALDPQKYSGEQIIHGGFLNTEYKFSNKLTAVLGLRAEYIFQKVNWKTQLDPTGDKDEFDKVTFLPNLIMKYELNEKQNLRLGLSKTYTLPQFKERALFIYEDVTEVKIGNPDLYPSDNYNLDLKWEMFPKNDELLSFTAFGKYIVNPINEVTIASSTNDISFINTGDRGYVAGAEAEFRKLIFESGENNTKKLTAGVNASYMYTTQDLNTSKVENETRYQVQFTNAKSAFTGASPLLLNADISFLKEWDNKNANVSTTLAYSYFSDRIYAIGTNYRGDQVDKAVGTLDFILKSKINKNLGFGFTAKNLLNPKIERVQENDNGDITLLTYTKGLNLSFNVSYQF